ATGTGGATATCAGAAATGCATTAGGTCTTCTATTAATCATGGTCTCGAACAATTTCATGGTTCCCGCTACTACTTGCTTTCCCGTACTATTATTATCGGCCATAATGTCCATCCCTTTCCTATGATAATTGTACATGGCCACACGATATTCTCTATAGGTGTTTGACAGCAGGTTGTCTACCAGTTCAAACCTACTACGATCGGTAGATTGGCTCCAACCCGCAAAGTTTGTTCCCTGGGCTTGGGTAACTATTCCCTGTGCCTTTCTAAAGAAATCCGTTCCCCCTTCTAAAGAAAAGGTATCCGCATCCAGGCCTAAAACGATATAAACGTAGTAAGAGACCACAGCGATTAAATTCGATTCAAATACATTTTCATTATAGACTAGGGGCTGAAACTCAATATATTGAAAATTAAATTGATTGTCCTTGTAATTAA
This sequence is a window from Maribacter aestuarii. Protein-coding genes within it:
- a CDS encoding DUF4835 family protein; amino-acid sequence: MCFGCVALSVCGQELNFNITVNSDQLSQGDLPIFNTLERSLNDFVNKNKWTNRVYKENERINGQMFITITEYESNRFKGNIQIQSSRPVYNTSYETPVFNYKDNQFNFQYIEFQPLVYNENVFESNLIAVVSYYVYIVLGLDADTFSLEGGTDFFRKAQGIVTQAQGTNFAGWSQSTDRSRFELVDNLLSNTYREYRVAMYNYHRKGMDIMADNNSTGKQVVAGTMKLFETMINRRPNAFLISTFFDAKSDEIQNIFSDGPKVDIVKLKETLTKIAPLYSSTWNDIKY